Proteins encoded in a region of the Nitrospira sp. genome:
- a CDS encoding VirB8/TrbF family protein yields MTEKNTAPSLVSAAAEPQFYDQGRDWDSDWRLRLEASERKAWWVAGTACALALILGIGIACLAPFKTTVPYVFAIDRATGNVELVSAADDRTVLGYQELLDKHWTQKYVIARESYSYRLLQADYDQVLAMSTDEIGRDYASLFDGVHARDKQLGTGIEWRVNVLSVTVHNDAIGPKATVRFEKQVKRTDAHSVEPPQYFIATVSYEYRHTMKGQEKDLIQNPLGYKVTGYRVDAEIGTITPPISVLSMVEKK; encoded by the coding sequence ATGACGGAGAAAAACACAGCGCCCTCACTCGTGAGCGCGGCGGCAGAACCGCAATTCTACGATCAGGGCCGTGACTGGGATAGCGACTGGCGGCTCCGATTGGAGGCGTCGGAACGAAAGGCCTGGTGGGTCGCGGGCACCGCCTGCGCCCTGGCGCTGATCTTAGGAATAGGCATCGCCTGTCTGGCCCCGTTCAAAACTACCGTGCCCTATGTCTTCGCGATCGATCGCGCCACCGGCAACGTGGAGCTGGTGAGCGCGGCGGATGATCGGACCGTGCTGGGCTATCAGGAATTGCTCGATAAACATTGGACTCAGAAATACGTGATCGCGCGGGAGTCCTACTCCTACCGGCTGCTCCAAGCCGACTACGACCAGGTCTTGGCGATGAGCACGGATGAGATCGGTCGCGATTACGCGAGCCTCTTTGACGGGGTGCATGCCCGCGACAAACAGTTGGGGACCGGCATCGAATGGCGCGTGAACGTGTTGAGCGTGACGGTCCACAACGATGCGATAGGACCGAAGGCCACGGTGCGGTTTGAGAAGCAGGTGAAGCGGACCGACGCGCATAGCGTGGAGCCGCCGCAGTATTTCATCGCGACCGTCTCCTACGAGTACCGCCACACGATGAAGGGGCAGGAAAAGGATCTGATCCAGAACCCGCTTGGCTACAAAGTGACGGGCTATCGGGTGGACGCGGAAATCGGGACGATCACGCCGCCCATATCAGTCCTGTCGATGGTCGAGAAGAAATAG
- a CDS encoding TrbG/VirB9 family P-type conjugative transfer protein: MHAMKQHRSSITAWLTVVLLCSGSSSDAAEVPAPGDGDQRVRYVTYHKDEVTKVTVRRGVVTRIVLGDDEHIVIAGSGFLADCAKPEAEWCIRADVGTNQVWVKPKDQATHNNLEIRTDKRDYSLEFTVMRDDRVGRKQNPRQGQRRTDEPMYRVIFRHPLVLPNPATMTAMQASAYRAKQVRDKADLLHERLDSFAPEPRNWSYSMEVLPGGDDIAPSLVFDDGRFTYFLFPPNREIPAIFYFSPLGEETRINFHMEKDLAVVQRMGRRFVLRLGDAVVGIWNDAYDKTGVPAIEGTTVSGITRTLR, encoded by the coding sequence ATGCACGCCATGAAGCAACACAGAAGTTCGATCACGGCATGGCTCACCGTCGTCCTCCTCTGTTCAGGATCCTCATCGGACGCGGCGGAGGTTCCGGCACCGGGCGACGGAGATCAACGAGTCCGTTACGTGACCTATCACAAGGACGAAGTGACCAAAGTGACGGTGCGCCGTGGTGTCGTGACTCGCATCGTGCTGGGAGACGACGAGCACATCGTCATCGCCGGCAGCGGCTTTCTCGCGGACTGTGCGAAGCCAGAAGCGGAATGGTGCATCAGGGCCGATGTCGGGACGAATCAGGTCTGGGTGAAGCCCAAGGACCAGGCGACACATAACAACCTGGAAATCCGCACGGACAAGCGGGACTACAGTCTGGAGTTCACGGTGATGAGAGATGATCGAGTCGGACGGAAGCAGAACCCCCGGCAGGGGCAACGTAGAACAGATGAGCCGATGTACCGCGTGATCTTCCGGCATCCACTGGTCCTACCAAACCCTGCCACCATGACGGCGATGCAAGCCTCGGCCTATCGCGCAAAACAAGTGCGCGACAAGGCCGATCTCCTCCACGAGCGGCTGGACTCATTTGCGCCCGAACCGCGCAATTGGTCCTATTCGATGGAAGTGCTCCCGGGAGGAGACGATATCGCGCCTTCGCTCGTGTTCGATGACGGCCGCTTCACCTATTTTCTGTTCCCGCCCAATCGCGAGATCCCCGCGATCTTCTACTTCTCGCCGTTGGGTGAAGAAACTCGCATCAATTTCCACATGGAGAAGGACCTCGCCGTCGTACAGCGGATGGGGCGACGGTTTGTGTTGCGCTTAGGCGATGCCGTGGTCGGCATTTGGAATGACGCCTACGACAAGACCGGGGTGCCGGCCATCGAGGGGACCACTGTCTCAGGAATCACCAGGACGCTTCGCTGA
- the virB10 gene encoding type IV secretion system protein VirB10 encodes MEQPHESNKQTEQKPPIFDGIVSVNHQAGGRNETAARVAFLVVMAIVLVVGLVFAANTYSAKRKAEATQEERAAKVENKPAQVGLKRVFETDPLPPQNTTALVRSSSQSPVASTDHAMRSSLDRGIDDGSRPMALAPDQTRGNPSLGRPSSSRFGGEVLVTNSPASDSPRTQQAGTGPDAAISLVRELLNSTRQPDMGSGSLLGGSAMPVSTGDTGNSMPSSVGYMGGPSGPSIGVTSVGLAAPPGPPASGAGPIGGLLTPSDTPKVQAGLLGDRNLILPKGRTIECALTVRVINEVAGMATCVLNSDVYSDNGRVVLLERGSEAVGEYAATMAQGQRRLFLLWTRVKTPMGVVINLNSPAADALGTSGLVGYVDNHWWDRLGAAFLLSLVQDGIGLATAAQAGGGGAQSLGIYQHSATTGNRMAELILQSTINIKPTLYKNQGDRGTIFVARDLDFSTVYELHPH; translated from the coding sequence ATGGAACAACCACACGAATCAAACAAGCAAACTGAGCAGAAGCCTCCCATCTTCGATGGGATTGTGTCGGTCAACCACCAGGCCGGTGGCAGGAACGAAACGGCAGCGCGCGTGGCGTTTCTTGTCGTGATGGCCATCGTGCTCGTGGTGGGACTCGTCTTCGCGGCGAACACCTATAGTGCGAAGCGAAAGGCGGAAGCCACACAAGAAGAACGGGCGGCGAAGGTGGAGAACAAACCGGCCCAGGTCGGACTGAAGCGAGTCTTCGAGACCGATCCCCTTCCACCCCAGAACACCACCGCACTCGTGCGGTCGAGCAGTCAGTCGCCTGTCGCGTCTACTGACCATGCGATGCGATCGTCTCTCGACAGAGGAATCGACGACGGAAGCCGACCCATGGCACTGGCTCCTGACCAGACACGAGGCAACCCATCACTCGGCAGACCATCTTCCAGTCGGTTCGGTGGGGAGGTCCTTGTGACGAACTCCCCTGCTTCGGACAGTCCCCGGACGCAACAAGCGGGAACCGGACCAGACGCAGCCATCTCCTTGGTGCGGGAGCTGCTCAACAGCACCAGACAGCCGGACATGGGGTCTGGAAGCCTACTCGGCGGGTCGGCGATGCCGGTCAGTACGGGAGACACAGGAAACTCGATGCCATCATCGGTTGGGTATATGGGCGGACCCAGCGGCCCTTCGATTGGTGTGACGAGCGTGGGGCTCGCGGCGCCACCCGGTCCTCCGGCCAGCGGAGCCGGTCCCATCGGTGGGCTCCTGACTCCATCGGATACTCCAAAAGTCCAAGCCGGTCTCCTGGGTGATCGCAATCTCATCTTGCCAAAAGGCCGAACGATCGAGTGCGCCTTGACCGTGCGGGTGATCAATGAAGTCGCCGGCATGGCGACCTGTGTCTTGAACAGCGATGTGTACAGCGACAACGGTCGCGTTGTGCTCCTCGAACGAGGATCGGAAGCGGTCGGCGAATATGCAGCGACGATGGCGCAGGGCCAGCGCCGCCTCTTTCTTCTCTGGACCAGAGTCAAGACTCCAATGGGTGTCGTGATTAATCTGAATTCACCTGCGGCCGATGCGCTGGGCACGTCTGGGTTGGTTGGCTATGTAGATAACCATTGGTGGGACCGGCTGGGCGCGGCCTTTCTCCTCTCCCTCGTCCAGGACGGGATCGGGTTGGCCACAGCCGCGCAGGCCGGTGGCGGGGGCGCACAGAGTTTGGGGATCTATCAACATTCCGCCACGACGGGAAATCGCATGGCGGAACTGATCCTTCAATCGACCATCAACATCAAACCCACGCTCTACAAGAATCAGGGCGACCGCGGGACCATCTTCGTCGCGCGGGATTTGGATTTCAGCACCGTCTATGAACTGCACCCCCACTGA
- the virB11 gene encoding P-type DNA transfer ATPase VirB11 encodes MNCTPTDLLAHDTMVRELLRPLLRYLALPGATEIVVNRPQEVYIEIGATWQHHRSPDLTLDRLTALATAIATATEQEIGPHHPILSAMLPDGERVQIVLPPAVELGTLSISIRRPSAWIKTLAEYSAEGAFSRYVWAKAATLDDRAAELDSTERQLVQYLTTRQLGRFIRTAVLAKKNIAVVGDTGSGKTTLMKSICQAIPAQERLITIEDVRELLLPQHGNRVHLLYAKGGQGAATITPSELIASTLRMKPDRVLLAELRGGEAFDFLKLLTTGHSGSITSYHAESCALAAERYVFMCKEHEQAATYDVPTLKRLVALTIDVILHVVAQNHDDEDGRPIRKDRYVAEVHYDPIAKLVARFGEATLVRA; translated from the coding sequence ATGAACTGCACCCCCACTGACCTGCTCGCGCACGACACGATGGTGCGCGAGTTGTTGCGACCGTTACTGCGATACCTCGCGCTGCCCGGCGCGACCGAGATCGTCGTCAATCGGCCACAGGAAGTCTATATCGAGATCGGTGCCACCTGGCAGCATCACCGCTCACCGGATCTGACCCTGGACCGATTGACAGCGCTCGCCACGGCCATCGCAACGGCGACCGAACAAGAGATCGGACCGCACCACCCGATTCTCTCGGCCATGTTGCCGGATGGGGAACGGGTGCAGATCGTGCTGCCGCCCGCGGTGGAATTGGGAACCCTTTCCATCTCGATCCGCCGGCCCAGCGCCTGGATCAAGACACTGGCTGAGTATAGCGCAGAAGGAGCCTTCAGCCGCTATGTCTGGGCCAAGGCGGCGACGTTGGACGATCGCGCCGCCGAGCTCGATTCCACCGAGCGACAGCTCGTGCAGTATCTGACCACTCGTCAATTGGGTCGGTTCATTCGGACGGCGGTGCTGGCGAAAAAGAATATCGCCGTCGTGGGGGACACGGGATCTGGCAAAACCACACTCATGAAATCGATCTGTCAGGCGATCCCAGCGCAGGAACGGCTCATCACGATCGAAGATGTGCGCGAACTGTTGCTCCCCCAGCATGGTAACCGAGTGCATCTCCTGTATGCCAAAGGAGGACAGGGAGCAGCAACCATCACACCGTCGGAGTTGATTGCCTCCACGCTCCGCATGAAGCCGGACCGGGTGTTGCTGGCCGAATTGCGAGGCGGCGAAGCCTTCGACTTCCTCAAACTCCTCACCACCGGTCACAGTGGCTCGATTACGTCCTACCACGCGGAGTCCTGTGCCCTCGCGGCCGAACGCTATGTCTTTATGTGCAAAGAGCATGAACAAGCGGCGACCTACGATGTGCCGACGCTCAAGCGCCTGGTGGCCTTGACCATCGACGTGATCCTCCATGTGGTGGCACAGAATCACGACGACGAGGATGGACGGCCCATCAGAAAAGACCGCTACGTCGCGGAAGTCCACTATGACCCGATCGCGAAACTCGTGGCGCGATTCGGAGAAGCCACCCTGGTTCGAGCGTAG
- a CDS encoding type IV secretory system conjugative DNA transfer family protein produces MSRKTVRIAMALLLYLPLGLCGADALAGAVFTLANKQIPADLSLTSWPESWRIYREDPVQRKRLQFSAAVGGFIGFGLPTLLVLSLTNQKKPLHGEARFATHGEIHQAGLYGERGVIVGKVGQRYLVYGGQEFVLLAAPTRSGKGVSIVLPNLLHYDESVVVLDIKMENFAYTSKFRQTHGHHVYLFNPFGADGQTHRWNPLDGVDRDSNRRVGEIQAIGQVLYPTEQIKDAFWNESARNLFLGLTLSIMETPSLPCSLGEVLRQASGKGQPIKDYLQDLISTRAKSDAPLSDDCTAALYRFCATSENTMASILATLTAPLTIFSNPIVDAATSATDFDLKQVRVQRMSVYVGIPANRLSDAALLVNLFFSQLIHYNTIDLPATNPLLKHQCLVILDEFPALGRVNILAKAVGFIAGYNLRLFPIIQSLSQLESVYGEKDARTFVTNHACQILFAPREQRDAQYYSQILGTYTAEAVSTGTSRPLAWGNGKQASSSATRSEQARPLLLPQEVKELGDQRAILNLMHTKPILCDKARFYADPVFTDRLKRISPCLAAVGKRMPTQAELEEAAFVRRELSLEIPRLDLELHRAKVERRVRPVQPDEPIDLSKLAMDLTTLPPVLPRDTPTPEEVNSLVDAFVAQLQWTDKVNDDLSEKGSPVSEEGKTQRTEKHVERSLMDRDREKRDV; encoded by the coding sequence ATGTCACGCAAGACTGTGCGGATCGCGATGGCCTTGTTGCTGTATCTCCCACTCGGGCTCTGCGGAGCGGATGCCCTGGCCGGCGCCGTCTTCACGCTCGCCAATAAACAGATCCCCGCTGACCTCTCCCTGACCAGCTGGCCCGAGTCCTGGCGAATCTATCGTGAGGATCCGGTGCAACGGAAGCGGCTGCAGTTCTCCGCCGCAGTCGGCGGATTCATCGGCTTTGGTCTCCCGACACTACTCGTGTTGTCCCTGACCAACCAGAAGAAACCGCTCCATGGAGAGGCGCGATTTGCGACTCATGGTGAAATTCACCAGGCCGGACTTTATGGAGAGCGTGGCGTGATCGTTGGAAAAGTGGGACAGCGGTACTTGGTCTATGGGGGGCAGGAATTCGTGTTGCTCGCGGCACCGACCAGATCGGGGAAAGGCGTGAGCATCGTGCTCCCGAACCTGCTCCACTACGATGAGTCGGTGGTCGTCTTGGACATCAAGATGGAGAACTTCGCCTACACGTCGAAGTTCCGGCAGACGCACGGCCATCACGTCTACCTCTTCAATCCCTTCGGCGCGGACGGCCAGACCCATCGCTGGAATCCGTTGGATGGGGTCGATCGCGACTCCAATCGGCGCGTGGGCGAGATCCAAGCCATTGGGCAGGTGCTCTATCCAACGGAGCAGATTAAAGATGCCTTCTGGAACGAGTCCGCCCGTAACCTCTTTCTTGGACTGACCCTCTCTATCATGGAGACTCCGTCCTTACCTTGTAGTCTCGGGGAAGTGCTTCGTCAGGCCTCTGGCAAGGGTCAGCCCATCAAGGACTACCTGCAAGACCTCATCAGCACCAGAGCCAAGAGTGACGCCCCGCTGAGCGACGACTGTACGGCAGCCCTGTACCGGTTTTGTGCCACCAGCGAGAATACGATGGCGAGCATTCTCGCGACCCTGACGGCTCCCCTCACCATCTTCAGTAATCCCATCGTCGATGCGGCCACGAGTGCGACGGACTTCGACCTAAAACAGGTACGCGTGCAACGGATGTCGGTCTATGTCGGCATTCCAGCCAATCGACTCAGCGATGCGGCCCTGCTGGTCAACCTGTTCTTCTCCCAATTGATACATTACAACACCATCGACTTACCCGCGACCAATCCCCTCTTGAAACACCAGTGCCTCGTGATCTTGGACGAGTTCCCCGCCCTCGGGCGGGTCAACATTCTCGCCAAGGCCGTCGGCTTCATAGCCGGCTACAATCTGCGTCTGTTCCCGATCATTCAGAGCCTCTCGCAGCTCGAATCGGTCTATGGGGAAAAAGACGCCCGCACCTTCGTCACGAACCACGCCTGCCAGATCCTGTTTGCCCCTCGCGAACAACGAGACGCGCAGTACTACTCTCAGATACTCGGCACCTATACGGCCGAGGCGGTCTCGACCGGCACAAGCCGACCACTCGCCTGGGGCAACGGCAAACAGGCGTCCTCCAGTGCCACCCGCTCGGAACAGGCGCGGCCTCTGCTACTCCCGCAAGAAGTGAAGGAACTGGGGGACCAGCGGGCGATCCTCAACCTGATGCATACGAAGCCGATCCTCTGTGACAAAGCCCGGTTCTATGCCGATCCGGTCTTCACTGATCGGTTGAAACGCATCAGTCCGTGCCTCGCTGCGGTCGGGAAGCGGATGCCAACCCAAGCTGAGCTGGAGGAGGCAGCCTTCGTGCGCCGAGAGCTGTCCCTGGAGATTCCCCGACTCGACCTGGAGCTCCATCGCGCGAAGGTCGAACGACGTGTGCGTCCAGTACAACCGGATGAACCGATCGACCTCTCGAAGCTGGCGATGGACCTCACCACCCTCCCGCCGGTCCTGCCGCGCGACACTCCAACGCCTGAAGAAGTGAACAGTCTGGTCGATGCCTTTGTGGCTCAGTTGCAATGGACCGACAAGGTCAATGACGACCTCTCAGAGAAGGGGAGTCCTGTGAGCGAAGAAGGAAAAACCCAAAGAACAGAGAAGCACGTTGAACGGTCCTTGATGGATCGAGACAGAGAAAAGAGGGACGTATGA
- a CDS encoding TrbM/KikA/MpfK family conjugal transfer protein gives MKCWKRDSWIVVLVGVGLLVMAQDAPAQTAPKPSFLEGDARLACECLLCLAAGPQAPKECQAALTKYYMIQAGSPFKTMVMRRNFLQLCPKQ, from the coding sequence ATGAAGTGCTGGAAGAGAGACAGCTGGATCGTGGTCCTGGTGGGAGTGGGCCTGCTCGTCATGGCCCAGGATGCTCCGGCACAAACAGCGCCTAAACCGTCTTTCTTGGAAGGTGACGCCAGGCTGGCCTGTGAATGTCTGCTATGCTTAGCAGCGGGCCCACAGGCGCCGAAAGAATGCCAAGCCGCGCTCACAAAGTACTACATGATCCAGGCAGGGAGCCCCTTCAAAACCATGGTCATGCGAAGAAACTTTCTACAGCTCTGCCCCAAGCAATAG
- a CDS encoding zincin-like metallopeptidase domain-containing protein: MNASTGNHHKDGITRQDVYTCVTDRIVADLERGVRTWVKPWNAEHAAGKITRPLRHNGVPYSGINILMLWSAAVAGGFAAPIWMTFKQALELNAHVRKGEKGSLVVYANSITRKETDGETGEEIDHEIHFMKGYTVFSVEQIVGLPAHYYAKPEPRFSPIRRIEHAETFFGSLQADIRHGGTRAYYAQEPDYIQMPPFEAFTDAGSYYATLAHESTHWTKHPSRLAREFGRNKWGDEGYAEEELVAELGAAFLCADLELSLTPREDHASYIAHWLTVLKNDKRAIFRAAAHAQRAADFLHRRQQPVQR; encoded by the coding sequence ATGAACGCCAGCACCGGCAACCATCACAAAGACGGGATCACGCGGCAGGACGTCTATACCTGCGTCACCGACCGAATTGTGGCTGATCTTGAACGGGGCGTCCGTACATGGGTGAAGCCGTGGAACGCTGAACACGCCGCAGGCAAGATCACTCGCCCCTTGCGGCACAATGGCGTGCCCTATTCCGGCATCAATATCCTGATGTTATGGAGCGCTGCCGTGGCCGGAGGCTTCGCGGCCCCCATCTGGATGACATTTAAGCAAGCCTTGGAGCTGAACGCGCATGTCCGCAAGGGCGAGAAAGGCTCCCTGGTCGTTTATGCGAATTCCATCACGCGCAAGGAAACCGATGGTGAAACTGGCGAGGAAATCGACCATGAAATCCACTTCATGAAGGGCTACACGGTCTTTAGTGTCGAGCAGATCGTGGGCCTGCCCGCCCATTACTACGCCAAGCCGGAACCACGCTTTTCACCGATACGACGCATCGAGCACGCGGAAACTTTTTTCGGCAGCCTCCAGGCCGACATCCGGCACGGCGGGACGCGGGCTTATTACGCGCAGGAGCCCGATTACATCCAGATGCCGCCGTTCGAGGCGTTCACCGACGCCGGCAGTTACTACGCGACCCTTGCTCATGAATCTACGCACTGGACGAAGCACCCCTCGCGTCTTGCCCGTGAATTCGGGCGCAACAAATGGGGAGACGAAGGCTATGCCGAGGAAGAACTCGTCGCCGAGCTGGGTGCGGCCTTCCTGTGCGCCGATCTCGAACTGTCCTTGACGCCGCGCGAGGATCACGCGTCGTATATCGCGCACTGGCTCACTGTCCTGAAGAACGACAAGCGCGCGATCTTCCGCGCCGCAGCCCACGCGCAACGAGCCGCCGACTTCCTGCATCGGCGGCAGCAACCGGTGCAGCGGTAG
- a CDS encoding DUF1778 domain-containing protein, which yields MATTSATLNSSSGKTARLEARITKQQKAFFLRAAQLAGLSLTDFVVASAQENASRTLRDHDAMVLGDRDRKAFVAALLTAPEPSTRLRKAVQRYKARQQRGTNVR from the coding sequence ATGGCAACAACCTCTGCAACACTGAATTCCTCTTCTGGGAAGACGGCCAGGTTGGAGGCACGTATCACGAAACAGCAGAAAGCCTTTTTTCTGAGAGCGGCCCAATTGGCCGGGCTCTCCCTGACAGATTTCGTCGTCGCCTCTGCGCAAGAAAACGCCTCGCGAACCTTACGTGATCATGATGCCATGGTTCTAGGTGACCGGGATCGTAAAGCGTTTGTCGCGGCGCTCTTAACTGCGCCTGAGCCATCCACGCGCCTACGAAAAGCCGTGCAGCGCTATAAAGCACGTCAGCAGCGCGGCACCAATGTCCGGTGA
- a CDS encoding GNAT family N-acetyltransferase has protein sequence MSGERDLIVEPIGKHHNRGDFSCGYDTLDQYLKKQATQDARRMVAAPFILTRESDRKTIIGYYTLSAFGISLQDLPDEVVKKLPAYPIVPVTLLGRLALDQRYKGQGLGEFLLIDALKRALKQSSQIAAAAVVVDAIDEKAAGFYRHFEFIDFPDKPGRLFLPMKTIANLFTSG, from the coding sequence ATGTCCGGTGAACGTGATCTCATCGTCGAGCCGATAGGAAAGCACCACAACCGTGGCGATTTTTCGTGTGGCTATGACACGCTTGACCAGTATCTCAAGAAACAAGCCACACAAGATGCGCGGCGCATGGTCGCCGCGCCATTTATTCTCACCCGAGAGAGTGATCGCAAAACAATCATTGGTTACTACACGCTCTCGGCTTTCGGCATTTCTCTCCAGGATTTACCGGACGAGGTTGTTAAAAAACTTCCAGCCTATCCGATCGTGCCAGTGACGCTCCTGGGACGCCTTGCCCTCGATCAGCGGTACAAGGGACAGGGGCTCGGGGAATTCCTGCTCATCGATGCGCTCAAGCGGGCGTTGAAGCAGTCGTCGCAGATTGCCGCTGCGGCCGTTGTAGTTGATGCAATTGACGAGAAGGCCGCCGGCTTCTACCGGCATTTTGAGTTCATAGACTTTCCAGACAAGCCAGGACGGCTCTTTCTTCCGATGAAAACCATCGCCAATCTTTTCACGAGTGGTTAG